The following nucleotide sequence is from Triticum dicoccoides isolate Atlit2015 ecotype Zavitan chromosome 7B, WEW_v2.0, whole genome shotgun sequence.
gcaaagcacaatcgacaaaagtatgatcaagaagtgatcctatagcaacctgcgtcaagcataactccaacaccgtgttcacttcccggactccgccggaaagagaccatcacggtaacacacacggttgatgtattttaattaaggtcaacttcaggttttctacaaccggacattaacaaattcccatctgccacataaccgcgggcacggctctcgaaagtttataccctgcaggggtgtcccaacttagcccatgacaagctctcgcgatcatcgaaggaatagaccttcacccaggaagacccgatcagtctcggaatcccggtacatcaagacatttcgacaatggtaaaacaagaccagcaaagcctcccgctgtgccgacaaatcccgataggagctgcacatatctcgttctcagggcacaccggatgagcaagacgtcgggttggcatagaccctggttgcccagggggcgccggacatcgctcggtttggaccagcacttagacaagcactggcccgggggggctaaaataaagatgaccctcgagagagcgactcccaagggaaaaggtaggtggtggtgaggcaaatggtaaaagtcaaagttgggccttgctggacaagttttattcaaagcaaactgtcaagggggtcccataaatcacccgaccgcgtaagggacgcaaaatccgggaacataacaccggtatgacggaaactagggcggcaagagtggaacaaaacaccaggcataaggccgagccttccaccctttaccaagtatatagatgcattgataatataagagatattgtgatatcccaacataaaccctgtccaccatggagaaatcttcaacttcacctgcaactagcaacgctataagaggggctgagcaaagcggtaacatagccaaacaacggtttgcataggaaaaggtgtcaaaggttaggggtttgacatggcaatttgggaggctgacaagcaaatggtaggcatcgtagcattggcatagcaaaagagcgagcaaactagcatagcaaagatagtagtgatttcgagggtatggtcatcttgcctgcaaggttctcagagttgtcgaagacttgatcctcgtaggcgttctcaacaggttcctcgttcacgtactcgtctcccggctctacccaaagcaagaacacaagcaacggaaccacaatcaaacaaggaacaatgcacaagcaatatgatgcaatacatgacatgcgatgcgagatgtgatatgcaatgcatatgtatgctccggaaggaaaatgatgaaccgggcatcaacttggcaaaccaagtatgccgctggaaagatgagatgatttcggttgaaatcgatataaagatcaccggaatcggatgcacggtttgcaaatgacaagcaaaacaagaatgacgcaaatCTGCGTTTAACAGCCCGATGCTACTTAGCACGCAAcacgaaactatgctacagcaccccaacataaaaacaaagcatatgacaacgaactacaggagatgcttaacaaaagaggaacactgagctacggctaaatcacatcataacatgttcaaacaagcatggagaaagtgctcaaaatatcaggttcacagacttagtgaaaatactaacataccaggaattaacatcaggaaggcatgtttagagcaagcaaacaacatgctacaggaacttataatagcaaagcaaggcatgacatgattctactcaaagcatatatcaatagtcccttactgaccataagccaaaaaggactctaagaaatgatggcacccatgtaaacatagcaagttttattacagatttcagacttagtgaaatatcaggacatggcaaaaacagattcaacatggcatgttcgtgagctcgatgcactcactacagagcatctcatgataaactaagcatacacccatcaagaagacatggcataggagctatacatggcaagaacaacctcatagcatacacggatcaactacaacaacctcgtgaAAATTGAATCTCATGCAAAcagtctgccaggaaacattttcaagcaaaagtagagcacgaaaatgacatgctagactactccataaatgcCAACAAAGGCCTGGATGGATAGAGCAaatccatatgttcaaaacacccttactgatcatgctcaaaaagggcatagatctctctgtaacaacatgaacatatggcataaaaataacagcaggacaagacttagtgaaaatactaagttcctgaaatcagcaacatcatcatccctactttgcatgcttgttctagtcaacacatagctcacaaaaatacatggcaaacacccctggaaagatggcatggcaatgttCAACTCACATGTAGGACTCAAGTTTATAGGGTGCACACATaattcatggcaaaaatgacaaaagagctcgaacTGATAAGATTCTGGAACCAACGATCTGAAgccttcttccaacagcatttcgggcatcaagatgagctcaaatgcaaatgatgcaatggaatgaaatgatgtactctttgagacgaacaaattgacatattatacgcgcaaaacggagctacggatgcggagatgtgatgctatgaaaatgcacGAAAATAAacacagattcggggacttaggcATATTTTAcctccgggaaaagtcaacccgggacggaggcgtTCCGGGACGGGGAAATCCGGGATGGGGATGGCGTTTGGACGAGAtcccggtggatctggtcccgatccagatccgccggagttctcgccggagatggcggcggcggtgacCGGAGAGGCGCCGGAGGGGGCGAATCCGGCCGGGGaaggacggcggcggggcggcgcgggctgaGCGGGCGCCGGAGCTCGGCGATNNNNNNNNNNNNNNNNNNNNNNNNNNNNNNNNNNNNNNNNNNNNNNNNNNNNNNNNNNNNNNNNNNNNNNNNNNNNNNNNNNNNNNNNNNNNNNNNNNNNNNNNNNNNNNNNNNNNNNNNNNNNNNNNNNNNNNNNNNNNNNNNNNNNNNNNNNNNNNNNNNNNNNNNNNNNNNNNNNNNNNNNNNNNNNNNNNNNNNNNNNNNNNNNNNNNNNNNNNNNNNNNNNNNNNNNNNNNNNNNNNNNNNNNNNNNNNNNNNNNNNNNNNNNNNNNNNNNNNNNNNNNNNNNNNNNNNNNNNNNNNNNNNNNNNNNNNNNNNNNNNNNNNNNNNNNNNNNNNNNNNNNNNNNNNNNNNNNNNNNNNNNNNNNNNNNNNNNNNNNNNNNNNNNNNNNNNNNNNNNNNNNNNNNNNNNNNNNNNNNNNNNNNNNNNNNNNNNNNNNNNNNNNNNNNNNNNNNNNNNNNNNNNNNNNNNNNNNNNNNNNNNNNNNNNNNNNNNNNNNNNNNNNNNNNNNNNNNNNNNNNNNNNNNNNNNNNNNNNNNNNNNNNNNNNNNNNNNNNNNNNNNNNNNNNNNNNNNNNNNNNNNNNNNNNNNNNNNNNNNNNNNNNNNNNNNNNNNNNNNNNNNNNNNNNNNNNNNNNNNNNNNNNNNNNNNNNNNNNNNNNNNNNNNNNNNNNNNNNNNNNNNNNNNNNNNNNNNNNNNNNNNNNNNNNNNNNNNNNNNNNNNNNNNNNNNNNNNNNNNNNNNNNNNNNNNNNNNNNNNNNNNNNNNNNNNNNNNNNNNNNNNNNNNNNNNNNNNNNNNNNNNNNNNNNNNNNNNNNNNNNNNNNNNNNNNNNNNNNNNNNNNNNNNNcgggccggcggcggcgcacaCGGGCCCGTGCGGGCTCcagatgggccccgcgggccggcgcggtggtgAGAGGCGGCGGCGACAGGTGGCGAGCGGCTGTTGGCTGAGGAGGCGGGGAGGGTGACGTGGCAGGCCGTGATTGGCCGGAGCGAGGTGgccagcggacatgtccggcttgggcggacgtgtccggcggcgcgaggatgaaaATGGCTAGGGttgcaccgcgaatttcggagggggaggtgtttatataggtagagggagctaggagtgtccaaatgaggagcggttttcggccacgcgatcgtgatcgaacgaccgagagcatggagaggagtttggtgggttttgggccactttggaaggggtgttgggctgcaacaaaagagggctttcacggttacccggttaaccgttggagtactaaacgacctccaaatggcacgaaacttgacaggcggtctaccggtgctataccaaggccgcttggcaaacctcgggccattccgagaaagtttaatacccgctcacaacaggagagaagaagggggcgccggggaacataggagcgccggaatacaaaacggacaacggggaaaatgctcggatgcatgagatgaacatgtatgcaaaatgaaatgcacatgatgacatgataaaatgcaaatgatgacatgacaaagtgcaacacgcaagcaaatgacatggcaacgacggcgaataactggcggacacctggcgcatcggatacgGGGCGTTACAGTTGTGAAGTGCTTTGAGCAAAGCTCTCAGAAGAATTCAATGCTGATTTTTGGCTTATAAAGCACCATAAAAAGGTAGAAATGAAACAATATGAACAAGTGAAAAGGAACAATAACGGTAAATAACGCTTCGACCACGATAAGCCATGTGGGCCGTTCGATCTTATCGCCATCTTCAATCTTGGTCGTACGCTATCTGAGAAAATGAGCACCCAAAACTGAAGAGGTCGACACTTAGTCAAGCCTAAATTTTCAACGTATTTGCGCGTCTGAGCCAAGTTATGGTACCAATTTGATGTATGACGCAAGTTTTAGCACTAAATTGATTTTTTTTTTGTCAAGTATAAGCACCCGTGATGTGATTGACTCTTTAAAAATCACATGAATCAAAGATGCCCTTATATTTGAGGGCTGCTCGTTGTCGCCTTTATGCGCCAGTTTTGGCTCGTCGCACTCACGTGCAAGCTCTCTTGGGCCGGCTCAATTAGCCCAAATTGATCGACCCGTTCAATTGCTTTGTGGGATAAAAAGCTCCCTTGCTCGTTCTTTGGCACCAGTTGACCTCTTAACATTTGACCGCTCACAGTTCAACGTGTAGACTGTTGACttttcaaattttggaaattttcatACTTGAAAAAAGTCTGCATATTttgagaaaaaagttcacaaattttaagaagttcatcaattttgattttttttacagatttgaaaaatgttcaaggattttgaaaaagttcatcgattttgaaaagaagTAAATGAAATTcctcgattttgaaaaaaagttcacaaatttaaaaaaagttcatcaatttggaaaAATGTTCAACAAATTGGGAAAAAGTTCATCGTTTTTTAAAAGAAAATTCATCGAACttgaaaaggttcatcaattttgagaAAGAGTTCACAATTTGGGAAAATGTTCATCGAATTTTTAGAAAAATACTTGTCTATTTGAAGTaaaagttcacaaaattgaaaAATAGGTCAAAGATTTGtagaaaatagttcatcaattttttGGAAAAAACTTTATCGATATTGGGAAAAATtcacaaattattaaaaaaatcatTGTTTTATTAAAGTTCACAAACTTTTAAAAAGGGATATTTTTTGCCACtctattttgccaattttccttatgccattctagatcttgacatttcacttttgccactcttagcttttgacaattatcacaactgccattccgtggcaaaagcaaataattttatttcatttttgccacttttaccttttgaaatatatcacaattgccactctgaaatTTTTTCTTTTGCCACGGGAATGGCAAATGTGATAATTATTAAAaattaagagtggcaaaagtgaaatgtcaaaatctagagtgttgGCATAAGACAAATTGACAAAAGCAGAATTTTCCCTTAAAAATATTCATCAATTTGTAAAAAAATTGTCTATTTTGAAGAAAAAATTGTTGAACTAAGAAACAGAATGAAACATGGGAcagagaaaaaataaagaaaaaaagagaaagaaaagaaaagaagaaagtaGAAAGGAGGGAAAATGATGTATGAAATGACACCAGGCGAGGTGTGCGGATGGTTTATGTCCGCTTACACTAAACTCGGCATCGCGGGTTCCTATCACGTCTCATAGAAAGTTGATTTgctcccctcaaaaaaaaaagttgatttgcttcttctttttttagGGGTAGTCGATTTGCTTCTTGTGGTCCGATATTTGCGATATGGGCCTCTAAATCGGGGTGGCCGGCCCCGACCGCATCCCACCTCCACATAGCAACGATAGGGTTTCCTTCCCGACGACGCCAGACGTCCCAGCCGCCGCCACTCTTCCCCGGAgttccctctccccctcccagGCACGCGCCGCACAAATAAGGGCACCGTTGCTCTCTCCAGATCGTAGCACCGCAGTCAGGACCATGGTAAGTCTCTTGCGTCTCTCCATATTATTCTTATGCTACTTCATCTAGTATCAATCGCTTGCCAACACTTTTCTgcatagttttttttttttgagacaatttcTGCATAGTTAATGTAGTGAGGCAAGGAAAGCCTGTTGCTCACAGCATCGTTGCACTGCATCCTCACCCCTTATGCGCATAGCAACAACTCACCTAACGGCTTTTGAATGACATGCTAATAGGCCTGGTAGCTGATTATACCGATTAATCCGCATGTTGTTCCTGATAAACATGTTTCTTACTCGTTTTTCCATGATCATGACTGGTAAAGGTATCTAGGATGGTTTGATGTACATTTATGCCTCGGGTTAGGACTGCCTGGGTTGTTAATTTTAACCTAAAAATTTAACAGTTTAATAGCTTATGCAAGAATTAGTCTagaaaatcttgtatcttcatgcattatGTACATACAtacgtggtcggacccttccccgaccctgcgcaagcgggagctacatgcaccgggctgcctttTTTTTGTCCCATCACATCATGCCTATTGTTGGGGATGTTATGTTAGTAAAGAGCTGATGTAACCTTCTTCTTGCAAGGTGCTTGAAGAAATTGTTAAGCAACGTAAGCGGCAGCTGGTCCACGAACTGGCCTCTGGGGTTGTTGTTGAAGTGTATCAGTTCACCCATGACATGCAGACTTGGAAAACTGGGAAAATATTTAATCCAACAGACAAGAAAAGAGCATTATTTGGTATAGGAGCACGAGGAAACTCGATTCTCAATTTTACAGCCAAAGGAAGAGATGCAAAATTTTTGGTGGATGTACAAGGAAAGAAGCATGAATTGGAGGACATGATGGATCAAAGCTTTAAAGTGAAACACACTGGCATCTTAAAACCATATTTTACTGTTCTTAACGATGATTTAGGAATGATGGTTACTGGATTTAGTTCATGGAACGTGTCATTCGTGGACTGGTTACAGAAGCAAACCGCTCAGCCAGGCATCGCAGGACGTTATCTGTCTGCTCAAGAAATGGATATACTTATGTATGATCTTCAAGTAATCTGTAGTACAGTTTTAAAATCTTTACTCCATATTGTATTTCTTGCAACTGATATATCTGTAATCTGTGTTTTGTAGCACCATATACAAAGCCATTGATGAGATATGGAGAAATGGGTACACATCTGATCATTTGGCTGACCAGGGCAGTTACGTCTTCATAGATTCAAGGATTAAGATTCTCCCTTCAGTCATCCGTCTCCAGAATCCTGCAGACGTCGATTTCATGGTACTTCGGAACGCTTTTGCGGACATGATTCAAAATCATCTGTCACCCGTATGGCCTAACCCAGAATTAATTGATTTCATTCTTCTTTTGAGGAATGGAGTTGCAGGGTATGTCATCTTAGTTTATCTTGACAGTGCATTACATCGTGCTAGCTAGTCCACAGACATATATTTATATTCTTTCTTGTTAAATTGTGTTGTTATTTGCGTACTATACTAGTGTGTCACCAATTTTTCTATAATTAACAACATCTGGAAAAATAGCACATATTTACTGGAAAAAATGTTCCGTGAGATATGTATGAACTGTAATGCAGAACTTGAGATCGGTTGCTTTCTGAATTTGGTTGTTGAAATATTCTGCTTTCAATTGAAACAGACTGTAATACAcatagggcgtgtttggttccaTGCATAGCCTCACGCTGCATCGCATCCACCATCCTGGGTGAGTCTAGCCTGGCTAAGCTGATGAAAAAATGGGTTGAGATGTATGTTTGGTTGTGTGCATGTTGAGGGACAGGTCAATGTGAGATGGCGTTTGGAAGCCTGTATGAGAAATCGGCCAGCTCCTGCACCACCAGCGCCCTGTGAGGCCATGACGCCGCCGCGACCACGGACGGTCCGGCCGAGCCGTCGCAGGCGCGCCTCCCCTTCCGATGCAAGTCTTGCAAAGTACACGCATCCAGGCGCCGGCGGGCAGAGGGGGATGGAAGTCCAGCGGCGGAGTCGCAACGGACTATGGAGCTCGGAGCGATGGCGAAAGAGGGAGCTAGGGCGGCGGTGTTGAGACGGACGAGGGAGCTCTGACCAGTTGCGGAGAAGGTAGTCCTGACCGGTGGCGCAAGGAGCTCCCGATGGCGGCGGCGGTGATTGGTTTCGGTCCTCGATCTGATCTGAGAGGAGAGGAAAGAGAGTTGCGATGGCACTTTTGAAGTAATTCTAGTAAATAGCAGGGCCTATCCCGTGTACCGCTTCGTTTTAAGTCGAAGTGCGGGTGCAGGCACGAGGCTGCATCGCAGGAAAGCCCGATTCCTGCGTTCCTCTCAGCCTGGCTGACGGGCCTCTGTTTGCATCAGTTGGGCCAGGCTGAGGAGGCCACACAGGACACCAAACAAGCCAGATTATGCATGCGTGGTGCGATGCAGGTGCGAGCCGATAGACCAAACACGCCCATAATGTCTGTGTGCATCTCTTTGGCTGGCAAATACTCTTAACTATTGAAACAACATCATTATttaaaaagaaacaacaacattGGTTCTTGTCTTTTACTTTATACCCTAGCCGTACTGAAATATTTGCGATTTCTTGTGTGAAGATATTTAATTTATATAGTTTACTAACTCAGGCTAGGTCTTATGATTCTCTGTAACCTCTGTACTTATACTATTAATGAAGTACAGCGTTTGAGAAATAATTTACAAAATGTTTAATGGGAAACACCTGCCATCTAGGTCACTTACCTTGTGTGCTTATGGATGTGTACCTATAGGAAACTCACCTGGAATTGCTAATCATGCATGGGATAGTTGGAGAAATCAAAGTTAAATAGCATGGGCCTACACCATGTTTTACGTCCTTGCGTTTACTTGCATGAACCTTTTTCATTTATTTGTATCACGAGGATATACAAAATAAGCTCTCATGCATAGCTGGCAATTTGCAATAGGAGCAAACTCGCTGCTCTGTCCATGTTGGTGATTCTTCTCTGGTCATGTTGGTGATTTTGTTTGGAATCTGTTCTTGTTTGTGTGGATACACACATGTGTAAACTGTTAGGTGTGTTCTTTTTGCAATGGTATAACAAATCTAAAGCCATTGTGCATATTCTTTTGCCACTTCATCAAGCTACTCCATTTTGGTGCGTCATGATTAGTTTTGTCTCAGGGTCACCATAAATTAAGATATTTGTTATGTAATCCTTTTGTTTCATATATTTTCTTGCACTACACCCAAATCAGTCATCCATGCCCTTCACATATATAATCTCTCCTATACATTCATCTGACGTGTCTCCAATTTTTGTTGAAATGGCAGCAGTCATGCATCTTTATTCAAACAGAGGGTTTATGCATTATCTCAGTGACAGATTGCATAAT
It contains:
- the LOC119337195 gene encoding uncharacterized protein LOC119337195 isoform X1; the encoded protein is MVLEEIVKQRKRQLVHELASGVVVEVYQFTHDMQTWKTGKIFNPTDKKRALFGIGARGNSILNFTAKGRDAKFLVDVQGKKHELEDMMDQSFKVKHTGILKPYFTVLNDDLGMMVTGFSSWNVSFVDWLQKQTAQPGIAGRYLSAQEMDILITIYKAIDEIWRNGYTSDHLADQGSYVFIDSRIKILPSVIRLQNPADVDFMVLRNAFADMIQNHLSPVWPNPELIDFILLLRNGVAGTKDILDHPILLAPKRRQLLYQSLYIPNMSINKATTLKQQIPVIANWQTTVPQHNRVLASIFNGQTFANDTCGELHFASVTSCHYLQHLKRLRQMDWSNYISDDTVDKCLKDCLPRLLSMRYGLKFNLLFRSA
- the LOC119337195 gene encoding uncharacterized protein LOC119337195 isoform X2 → MVLEEIVKQRKRQLVHELASGVVVEVYQFTHDMQTWKTGKIFNPTDKKRALFGIGARGNSILNFTAKGRDAKFLVDVQGKKHELEDMMDQSFKVKHTGILKPYFTVLNDDLGMMVTGFSSWNVSFVDWLQKQTAQPGIAGRYLSAQEMDILITIYKAIDEIWRNGYTSDHLADQGSYVFIDSRIKILPSVIRLQNPADVDFMVLRNAFADMIQNHLSPVWPNPELIDFILLLRNGVAGTKDILDHPILLAPKRRQLLYQSLYIPNMSINKATTLKQQIPVIANWQTTVPQHNRVLASIFNGQTFANDTCGELHFASVTSCHYLQHLKRLRQCVGVLL